The segment TTAAATGGTAATGGACAAACTCGGCAGCTCCCTGCAGGATGCACTAAAAAAACTGGTTGGCGCCGGCCGTATAGATGAGAAAACGGTCAATGAGGTTGTAAAAGATATACAGAGGGCATTACTTCAGGCAGATGTCAATGTCAAGCTTGTTATGAAGATGTCCAGTCACATAAAGGAGCGTGCATTGAAGGAGGAAGTCCCTTCAGGCATGAATCCCCGTGAACATGTTATCAGGATCGTCTATCAGGAACTTATCAATATTGTAGGCAAGAGTGCAGACATTCCTCTAAAGCCGCAGAAGATCATGATGATCGGTCTGCAGGGCAGTGGTAAGACAACTACTACCTCAAAGCTTTCACGCTATTTCCAGAGGAAAGGTTTGAAACCAGCTGTCGTTTGTGCTGACACCTTCCGTCCGGGAGCATTCCAGCAGCTAAGCACTCTCTGTACTAAACTGAACGTGCCGTTCTACGGTGAAGAGGGCAATCCTGATGCAGTTGGCATTGTGGAAAGGGGTCTGAAAGAGCTCGAAAAGAACGATGTCCTTATTGTGGATACAGCTGGCAGACACTCGCTGGAAGCTGATCTTATCGATGAGATGGAGCAGATCCACAAGGTCGCACAGCCTGATTATAAATTGCTTGTACTTGACGGTGCTATTGGTCAGCAGGCAAGTGAACAGGCAAAGGCATTCAATGATTCGGTTGGCATTTCCGGTGTTGTTATCTCCAAACTGGATGGTACTGCCAAGGGTGGTGGCGCACTATCTGCTGTTTCTGAAACGAATTCATCCATTGCATTTATTGGGGTGGGTGAGACTCCGGATGATCTTGAGAAATTCGAGCCGGACAGGTTCATCTCCAGGCTTCTGGGAATGGGCGACATTAAATCACTTATTGAAAAAGCAGAGGAGACATTTTCTGAAGAAGACATTGACATGGAAGCCATGATGAAGGGTCGTTTCACTCTCAAGGATATGTACTCTCAGCTTGAAGCCATGAACAAGATGGGTCCAATGAAGCAGATCATGCAGATGCTGCCTATGGGTGGTATGGGTATGAAACTTTCAGACGATGCATACAAGGTCACCGAGGATAAAATGGGACGTTATCGTATCCTGATGGATTCCATGACTGAGGAAGAATTGCTTAACCCAAGGCTTATCGGCAGTTCCAGGATCAAAAGGATCTCAATGGGTTCAGGAAGCAATCCTGAGGATGTGCGTGAACTTTTGAAGTATCATAAGATGATGCAAAACGCAATGAAAGGACTTCGTGGCGGCAAGTTCAATATGCAGAAAATGATGAAAAAGTTCGGTATGTGAATAGACATGGAGGTTTATCCTCTCTCTATCCTTTTTTATATTACAAAATAAGGTCACTGGCAGACCACGATCTGCCAGTATTTTTCATTATCTCTTTTTTAGTTATTAAGGCTGGGATTTACTCAGTTCTGATTTAGCCATCATGTTGGAACCGAATACGTATACTATAATAATGAAGCCAAGCCACATGAAATGTTTTCCGATTTCAGCTCCTCCAGCATATATGCCAGCTTGGTCCGCATATTTGAGCAAAAGACCAGTACCAAGAATCAGCATGTCGATTTTAGCGATCTTCCTGTTTCGTCTTGTGATCTCCAGATATTCCTGCCTTGCGACATTATACTCTTTTTTCTCTGCTTTCAATTGATCCCTTCCGTTTATGCATTGATTATCCTGTCAGCTGCTTTCCTCAATCGATTAAAGACCGCTGCTCCAATACCTTCCTTATTCAGTGTCCCATCGACTATGATGAGATCAATATTTGTACTATCAAGATGTCGCAGACCCATAAATATACTACGGGCAGCCTGTGATGGTGTATTCCTTTTCCCGAGGGAGTATATTTCATCGGCATTAACGACTTTTGCAGTTTCCTCGGTAACAAAAAGACCTACTCTTTCTCCTTCCCGATGGCAGTCCAACACAATCTCGGTCATTGCTTTGTGGACATCTTTAATGTTGCCTTCGATAAGAATTACCTTCGTCTTTGGTGAGTAGTGAGTATATTTCATGCCTGGTGAGCGTGCGACCTCACTCTCTTCAAGTGTTCTGTCTGCATATCCGATCCGTACATCACCAACACATTTCCTGATGTCTTCTGCGGTGATATGTCCAGGGCGCAATATGGTAGGTATGTCGCCTGTCATATCAACAACAGTGGATTCAAGTCCTATGTCTGTAGGGCCACCATCCAGAATGGCATCGATCTTACCATCCAGGTCGTTAAAAACATGCTCAGCAGTTGTGGGGCTTGGACTTCCGGATGTATTGGCGCTGGGCGCAGCTAATGTTTTATCTGATCTTTGGATAAGCTCAAGGGCTACGGGGTTGTCTGGCACCCTCAGGCCTACGGTGTTAAGCCCGCCGGTGGTTACATCGGGAACAACGTCCTTTGCCTTTAGAATGAGGGTAAGGGGCCCTGGCCAGAATTGTTCCATAAGTTTGAAAGCGTTTGCAGGTATCTCTTCTGCAAGTTCAGAACACTGGTCTATATTTGCTATATGAACTATGAGGGGATTGTCGGCAGGCCTGCCTTTTGCCTTGAATATCTTATGTACTGCATCGGCGTTCAGTGCATCGGCACCGAGGCCATACACGGTCTCGGTCGGAAAGGCAACTGTTCCTCCTTCCCTGATTATGCCGGCAGCTTGTTTAAGTCCTGCTTCAAAGTCTTTATCATCACTTTTAAAGACCAATGTCCTGCTTTTCATGTTCATCTTGCGGGATACTTTATTCAGACTTTGCTTTTAATTTGCCTATGGGGCAAGATTCTTTTTGGCAGTCTTTGCCATACTCGTCGATGACTGATCCCTTGCATAGGCCAACGCCATGCCTGTGAGCTGCTCTTCCGATCATATGGGCTGCAATAGGTGCGGTCAGGAACAGGAACAGTCCAACTGTTATGGCCTTTACTCCTATAGGGCTGAACCCTACCTTTGCAAGGATGCTCATCATCACTCCGAAGGTGCCCAGGGTGCCGATCTTTGTGGTTGCATGGAGTCTGTTATAGACATCCGGCAGGCGCAGTAGTCCGACCATGCCCAGGAACACGAAGAATACTCCGATCAGGAGCAGTATGGTACTTGCTACGTCCAGTGCAATATCCATTGTTGTCAGAATACCGCCCCCTCATCAAGGTATTTTGATATTGTAACGGTGCCGACAAATGATATTATCGCAAGTACAAGGGCAACATCCATGAAGAATACTGATCCCTGCACGTATGAGTAGATACCAAGTATTGCAACAATGACCGTTGTCATGGCATCCACGGCTATCACACGATCGGGTATTGTAGGTCCTTTAATGACCCTGTATATGCATGGTATGATTGCGATGACCATGAATGTCAGTGATATGTCAAGTAGTAATGAGTTCATTCGAATGCCTCCAGTACATATTTTTCAAGATCATCCCTGATGGACTCACGCAATCCTTCTGGATCGGATGCATCGATGGCATGCACATAAAGCACTTTCCTGTCATCTGACACATCGATTGTAAGTGTTCCAGGGGTCAAGGTGATCGTATTGGCAATAGCAGTTATGCCTATATCGGTCTCTGTGCGTATTGGAACTGCAACAATTCCCGGTTTTATGTCCAGCTTAGGACTGAGGACGATCTTTGCGACTATGATGTTCGCTTTTATGATCTCGATCAGAAGGACTGCCAGGAACTTCAGCTGTTTTGGTATCTTCATTATTGTATTGGCGTATGACTTTTTCCTTGTGAAATCGTACAGTTCCCGGAATGGGTATATCACTATAGGTCCGAGTATCAGTCCCACCAGGAAGTTTGTAGCACTTATTGTACCGTGTACAAAGCACCATACAAGTCCAAGAGCTACTGAGTATATGAAATATCGTTTCATCTTACCACCCTCGTCATCACTGCATCAATATAGGGTTGTGGATCGATCAGTTGTTCCGCTATTGCCTGTGACAGGGCTATCAGCGGTTCAGCATAGATTCCAAAGACGAATGCCAGTGCTGCAAGTGTTATTATGGGTATTACTATCATGTAGGAAGGTTTGTGTGAGGAGTATTCTCCGTATTTTTCGACGTCCCTTATTTCTCCCCAGAACATCAGGAGCCATGCCCTGAACATGTAGAACAGGGTGAAGACTGCAAAGAAAAGGGCTATGGCAATGGGTATGTAATACTCTGCAAGAAGTCCTGCGTCAAAGAGCACGAACTTTGCAATGAAACCACCCATTGGTGGTAATCCTGCAATGGACATGGCACCTATCAGGAAAGCCACGCTCATTACCGGGCTTGTCTTCATCATTCCTCCCATTTTGGTCATGTCCCTTGTTCCTGCATGGTGGATGATCCCTCCTGAGGTCAGGAACAACATGGACTTTGCAATCGCATGGTTCACCAGGAACACAAGAGCTGCTGCGAGTGCATAGACAGTTCCGAAACCAATTCCCAGGAATACATATCCTATCTGGCTAACACTGGAATATGCTAACAGTCTCTTGACATCCTTTTGTCCGACCGCGGATACTGCTCCGATGATGATCGTTGCGAGAGCCAGGAATATTATGATGGGTTGGAATATGTATGTTGCATCCCTGAATATCAGGAAGAAAACCCTGAGCATGCCGTAAGCACCGACCTTTATCATCACTCCGCTAAGCATTGCGCTGATGGGTGATGGTGCAGTGGGGTGCACATCCGGAAGCCAGTAGTGCATCGGGAATATTGCTGCTTTGTTCCCGAATACAACGATGAAGAGCAATGCAATAGCGAATATGTGCCATGGTAGGGTTCCGGCAGCGCTCATTGCGCTGATCTTGACAGAGAGGTCTGCCATGTTGAGAGTTCCTACGGTGGCGTAAAGGGAAGCTACTGCTATAAGCATTACAATGGAGCCTATCATGTTCAGTACAAGGTACTTGAATGTGGCTTCCATCTTGTCGGAACTTTTTGTGACTCCTCCTTTCTCGTTTGCGACTACGAGTGCGCAGGAGGACAACAGGAGTATCTCAAAGAATACGAACATATTGAATATGTCTCCTGTCAGGAAAGTTCCGTTAAGTCCTGCTACAAGCAGGTTGAAGAGTGAATGGTAACTGGAGCTTAATGACTTGCCTTCTATGTAGTCCAGTGAGTAGAGGAGTGCGAGGAAGGATACAAGTGAGCTTAGTACTACCATTCCTGAACTTAGCAGGTCGGCTACAAGTATGATGCCGTATTTGCCCCATTCTCCTACTTCATATACCTGGATTCCTCCGTTCCAGACCTGCCAGAGGAGCACGAAGCTCAATGCCATCATAATGAATGATACTGTAATGTTCACTCCTTTCTGCAACCCTGCGTTGGAGCGCAAAAAGAGCATGATGGCAGCCATGAGTATTGGCACGGCTATCAGTAGTATTGGTAGGTGTGATATTTCTGCGATCATCCCCACAGCCTCCTGAGCTCGCGTATGTCAGTAGTCCCATATTCTTCATATATCCTGTAAGCAAGGATCAGTATGAATGCTGTTGTTGCGAGACTGATCACAATTGCAGTTAGTACAAGTGCCTGAACAAGCGGGTCAACGAAGTCCACATGCGTTGAGGCAGAGACTACAGGTGCCAGCACACCATCTGCAAGATTATCGTTGAATATTATGCCGGATGCTTCTCCTTCGTGCCCGGAGCCTGTGATGATGGGTACTTTTGTGCCATCAAATATTCCTGTAGAGACGATAAGCAGGTTCACCGCATGGGATAAAACTGACAGTCCGATTATGACCTTTATGATGTCCCTTCTTAGCATAAGGAATGTGCCTATGCCGAAGAGTAGTGAGATCGTAATTGTAAGTAATGTATTATTCATTGTCATCACCTACGTTCTTGAAGATGAATAGTAGTGATCCTATCACTACGAAATAAACGCCGATATCAAAGAGTCCGGCAGACACGAGTTCAATTTCTCCGAAAAGTGGAATGTGGACGAACTCCACAGCACTCCTGAAGAAGTTATGTCCGAAGAACATCGCTGCGAATGCGGTCAATGATGCCAGCGTGAGCCCGAATCCGAACCACTTGGCCCAGTCAGGGTTAAAGAATGTTTTTACATATTTCAGTCCGAATACTACATACATCAGTGCAATGACTGATGCGAACATCACGCCTCCGATAAATCCTCCTCCTGGGTTATTATGACCTGCAAGTAGCAGGGATATAGAGAAGAGGATGACCAAGGGGATGCATACTTTCGTTATTGTTTTAGTTATTATTGTGGTCATTGTTCCTCACCTCGGCTGTGTATCAGGTTGTATACTCCGAGTGCTGCAAGACAGAGTACTGATATTTCTCCAAGGGTATCATAACCTCTGAAATCCACGATGATCACATTGACGATGTTGTGCCCTCCTGCAAGTGGGAGGCTGTTCTCAATGAAGTAGTGGGACAGTGATTCAAATGGTGCCACTATTCCCTGTGTCGCGTTGAGCAATACTACAAATACGCTTGCTGCAACTGCCAGGGAAATTGCGAGGTCCCTGAAAAGGACCGATTTTGGTATTATCTCCTTGTACTTCTGTGGTATCTTTGTGATAGCAAGCAGGAATATTATGGTAGAAAGGGTTTCCACCAATATCTGTGTCAGGGCAAGGTCGGGTGCTTTCAGGTAAATGAAAAGCAGGCTTACTCCATACCCAAGCGCAGATAATGCAATAATGGCTGGCAGGTATTTCGGGAGAACTGCTGCAGCCAGGGCTGCCACAATTAGCAATAGTAGTAGAATTGCTTCATATGGGGCGATGCTAAAGTTCAATGTGGACGGTACTATGTTAGTAGCCAGGGTGATGACTGGGATCGCTACCAATGCTATCATGAGAAGCAGCATTGCGGTCATGTAGTACTTGATGTTTCCTGGCTGTGTGATGGTAGAGAATCTGAATGCTCTTTCTTTTGCAGAATTCACTGCATTGTCATAGTAGTAATTGACGCTGATCCATGGGAACCTTGCGTTGAACTTATCCTGCCAGGCGGCGATCCTGTCGTATCTGGTGTATATGAGTATGCCCAGTATGAATGTGACAATGGTCATCATCAGGGATGTTGTAAAACCATGCCAGAGCTTCACGTGCAGGTGTGCTGTTTCCAGCAGGATGCCTGATACGGTTGGTTCAATTATGGTGTGTATCGGCAGGGATGGGACAAGTCCGAAAAGTATTACAAGCAGTGCAAGGAATGCCGGTGGTATCAGCATTGTAAGTGGTGGCTCGTGTATATGTTCCGGGAGATGCTCTTTTGAGCGTTCTCCAAGGAATATTCCGTCGATGAGCTTTATGGAATATGCGAAAGTGAAAACACCACCAAGGACTGCGCATGCAGGGATCAGGAATGTGAATCCTCCTCCAAGTAGTGCTCCCATCTCAAGGGACGATTCATAGAACATTTCCTTACTAAGGAAGCCGTTAAGTGGTGGTACGCCTGCCATTGAAAGGGCGGCAATGCTCGCCACGATGAAAGTTATCGGCATCTCACGCCGCAACCCACCAAGCTTTCTTATGTCACGCGTAGCGGCTTCATGTGCAACGATACCCGCTACAAGGAAAAGGCAGGCTTTGAATGTTGCGTGATTTAGGAGGTGGAATGTTGCTGCTGCCACGCCGATTCCCGGTTCGTGATGGGTGGTGTAACCATACATGGTCATGATGTATGCCAGCTGACTGATGGTGGAATATGCGAGGATACCTTTAATGTCGGTCTGCCTGAATGCAAGGAATCCGGCTACAAGCATTGTAAAGATACCTATTCCACTTACAAGGATGAACCATGCATCTGTTCCTGAGAATATCGGGTGTATCCTTGCAACGAGGTAGATACCTGCTTTGACCATTGTTGCTGAGTGCAGGAAAGCACTGACTGGGGTTGGAGCTTCCATTGCGTTTGGAAGCCATATGTAGAACGGACCCTGTGCAGATTTTGCTGCTGCACCGATCAATATGAGTATAAGTGTTATAAGGAAGAGCTCGTGTTCCTTGACTGCATTGATGACCTGTGGGTCACTCAGTATGGTGGCAAGGTCGAAAGATCCTGTGATGGTGCGTAACAGAAGGAAACCTGCAAGCATTGCAAGCCCACCGGCAGCGGTGATGAGGA is part of the Methanococcoides orientis genome and harbors:
- a CDS encoding signal recognition particle protein Srp54, translating into MVMDKLGSSLQDALKKLVGAGRIDEKTVNEVVKDIQRALLQADVNVKLVMKMSSHIKERALKEEVPSGMNPREHVIRIVYQELINIVGKSADIPLKPQKIMMIGLQGSGKTTTTSKLSRYFQRKGLKPAVVCADTFRPGAFQQLSTLCTKLNVPFYGEEGNPDAVGIVERGLKELEKNDVLIVDTAGRHSLEADLIDEMEQIHKVAQPDYKLLVLDGAIGQQASEQAKAFNDSVGISGVVISKLDGTAKGGGALSAVSETNSSIAFIGVGETPDDLEKFEPDRFISRLLGMGDIKSLIEKAEETFSEEDIDMEAMMKGRFTLKDMYSQLEAMNKMGPMKQIMQMLPMGGMGMKLSDDAYKVTEDKMGRYRILMDSMTEEELLNPRLIGSSRIKRISMGSGSNPEDVRELLKYHKMMQNAMKGLRGGKFNMQKMMKKFGM
- a CDS encoding L-threonylcarbamoyladenylate synthase codes for the protein MKSRTLVFKSDDKDFEAGLKQAAGIIREGGTVAFPTETVYGLGADALNADAVHKIFKAKGRPADNPLIVHIANIDQCSELAEEIPANAFKLMEQFWPGPLTLILKAKDVVPDVTTGGLNTVGLRVPDNPVALELIQRSDKTLAAPSANTSGSPSPTTAEHVFNDLDGKIDAILDGGPTDIGLESTVVDMTGDIPTILRPGHITAEDIRKCVGDVRIGYADRTLEESEVARSPGMKYTHYSPKTKVILIEGNIKDVHKAMTEIVLDCHREGERVGLFVTEETAKVVNADEIYSLGKRNTPSQAARSIFMGLRHLDSTNIDLIIVDGTLNKEGIGAAVFNRLRKAADRIINA
- the mnhG gene encoding monovalent cation/H(+) antiporter subunit G, with the protein product MDIALDVASTILLLIGVFFVFLGMVGLLRLPDVYNRLHATTKIGTLGTFGVMMSILAKVGFSPIGVKAITVGLFLFLTAPIAAHMIGRAAHRHGVGLCKGSVIDEYGKDCQKESCPIGKLKAKSE
- a CDS encoding cation:proton antiporter yields the protein MNSLLLDISLTFMVIAIIPCIYRVIKGPTIPDRVIAVDAMTTVIVAILGIYSYVQGSVFFMDVALVLAIISFVGTVTISKYLDEGAVF
- a CDS encoding Na+/H+ antiporter subunit E translates to MKRYFIYSVALGLVWCFVHGTISATNFLVGLILGPIVIYPFRELYDFTRKKSYANTIMKIPKQLKFLAVLLIEIIKANIIVAKIVLSPKLDIKPGIVAVPIRTETDIGITAIANTITLTPGTLTIDVSDDRKVLYVHAIDASDPEGLRESIRDDLEKYVLEAFE
- a CDS encoding NADH-quinone oxidoreductase subunit M; the protein is MIAEISHLPILLIAVPILMAAIMLFLRSNAGLQKGVNITVSFIMMALSFVLLWQVWNGGIQVYEVGEWGKYGIILVADLLSSGMVVLSSLVSFLALLYSLDYIEGKSLSSSYHSLFNLLVAGLNGTFLTGDIFNMFVFFEILLLSSCALVVANEKGGVTKSSDKMEATFKYLVLNMIGSIVMLIAVASLYATVGTLNMADLSVKISAMSAAGTLPWHIFAIALLFIVVFGNKAAIFPMHYWLPDVHPTAPSPISAMLSGVMIKVGAYGMLRVFFLIFRDATYIFQPIIIFLALATIIIGAVSAVGQKDVKRLLAYSSVSQIGYVFLGIGFGTVYALAAALVFLVNHAIAKSMLFLTSGGIIHHAGTRDMTKMGGMMKTSPVMSVAFLIGAMSIAGLPPMGGFIAKFVLFDAGLLAEYYIPIAIALFFAVFTLFYMFRAWLLMFWGEIRDVEKYGEYSSHKPSYMIVIPIITLAALAFVFGIYAEPLIALSQAIAEQLIDPQPYIDAVMTRVVR
- a CDS encoding NADH-quinone oxidoreductase subunit K, producing MNNTLLTITISLLFGIGTFLMLRRDIIKVIIGLSVLSHAVNLLIVSTGIFDGTKVPIITGSGHEGEASGIIFNDNLADGVLAPVVSASTHVDFVDPLVQALVLTAIVISLATTAFILILAYRIYEEYGTTDIRELRRLWG
- a CDS encoding monovalent cation/H+ antiporter subunit B; amino-acid sequence: MTTIITKTITKVCIPLVILFSISLLLAGHNNPGGGFIGGVMFASVIALMYVVFGLKYVKTFFNPDWAKWFGFGLTLASLTAFAAMFFGHNFFRSAVEFVHIPLFGEIELVSAGLFDIGVYFVVIGSLLFIFKNVGDDNE
- the mbhE gene encoding hydrogen gas-evolving membrane-bound hydrogenase subunit E, whose protein sequence is MDSFNAITAAIFLPFIFAGLIPVMEKLLKQRVGWFAAATALTSFTLIGLAAPEVLGEGHIVQGSISWIPSAGVNFAIYADGLAMMIGFIASGIGVLIMSYSNGYMSQKEDLKRYYQYLLLFMGSMIGMVFSANTIQLFIFWELTSITSFMLIGYWRHKPESIYGATKSLLITAAGGLAMLAGFLLLRTITGSFDLATILSDPQVINAVKEHELFLITLILILIGAAAKSAQGPFYIWLPNAMEAPTPVSAFLHSATMVKAGIYLVARIHPIFSGTDAWFILVSGIGIFTMLVAGFLAFRQTDIKGILAYSTISQLAYIMTMYGYTTHHEPGIGVAAATFHLLNHATFKACLFLVAGIVAHEAATRDIRKLGGLRREMPITFIVASIAALSMAGVPPLNGFLSKEMFYESSLEMGALLGGGFTFLIPACAVLGGVFTFAYSIKLIDGIFLGERSKEHLPEHIHEPPLTMLIPPAFLALLVILFGLVPSLPIHTIIEPTVSGILLETAHLHVKLWHGFTTSLMMTIVTFILGILIYTRYDRIAAWQDKFNARFPWISVNYYYDNAVNSAKERAFRFSTITQPGNIKYYMTAMLLLMIALVAIPVITLATNIVPSTLNFSIAPYEAILLLLLIVAALAAAVLPKYLPAIIALSALGYGVSLLFIYLKAPDLALTQILVETLSTIIFLLAITKIPQKYKEIIPKSVLFRDLAISLAVAASVFVVLLNATQGIVAPFESLSHYFIENSLPLAGGHNIVNVIIVDFRGYDTLGEISVLCLAALGVYNLIHSRGEEQ